In the Terriglobales bacterium genome, one interval contains:
- a CDS encoding penicillin acylase family protein, with protein sequence MLAPTRPRSRRIAARITIALLLVVLVAVAGAGGWFYATARAALPQLEGSIGLRGLSAPVTVARDSQGVPHIAAASPEDLFFAQGFVTAQDRLWQMDINRRFAAGELSEIFGADFFGSDMLKVDRGQRTLLLRPVAQRAVAALPARERAHLEAYARGVNAAIEQQRGHLPIEFRLLRYEPKQWTAEDTMLVVLNIVESLNHGTYADDLAREKVAARVPAELMADLYPTTSWRDQPPTDKPKRLSADDPTPEEEEEMTDEDSAVTRLRRWRELLPLAAPLGDEERPRAGSNNWVVSGAHSVSGKPLLSNDMHLGHHIPNVWYEAHLKLTQPVEGKTFDVAGVTLPGFPYVIAGHNGRVAWGFTNLGPDVEDVYVEEFNGKGEYKTPQGWAKAEHRQEVIKVKKGGDVTLDIVVTRHGPIISDLVPGETRKVALRWNVYDEKQPPALVYWDVNTATDWSSFRAAWSRHVAPALNVVYADVDGHIGYQATGMIPIRKGWEGNLPVAGGDDAHEWAGNIPFEELPQVFDPASGVLATANARITPNGYRYMAGNQWFPPYRQERIYRMLGSGRKFAPADMLALEMDVYSEFDRFVAERIVYAVDHAKQPSEKARKAADILRTWDGRVLPDAVAPVLTSVTRRYLWQLLLEGYLGAPDPPGQGEPTRRVVSGVYKEYSWGMQSVALENLLARQPQRWLPKGTANWDELITAAVERAVTDKEAPRNLDDWTWGKFLPLTLAHPLLGPVPGVGRFVGPGTVPQAGNSFTVKAAGRSFGASQRFTIDLGKLDDSLSNIVTGQSGQIFSAHAMDQWSAWYEGGSFPLPFTDEAVRKATVHTLTLKPAN encoded by the coding sequence ATGCTCGCTCCCACTCGCCCACGCTCTCGCCGGATCGCGGCGCGGATCACGATTGCCCTGCTGCTCGTTGTGTTGGTCGCGGTCGCTGGAGCCGGCGGTTGGTTCTACGCGACCGCGCGGGCGGCGCTGCCGCAGCTCGAGGGGTCGATCGGGTTGCGCGGATTGTCGGCGCCGGTCACGGTCGCACGGGACAGCCAGGGCGTGCCGCACATCGCCGCCGCGAGTCCGGAAGACCTCTTCTTCGCGCAAGGATTCGTGACGGCGCAGGACCGGCTGTGGCAGATGGACATCAACCGCCGCTTTGCCGCAGGCGAGCTGAGCGAGATCTTCGGGGCCGACTTCTTCGGCAGCGACATGCTCAAGGTGGACCGCGGGCAGCGGACGCTGCTGCTTCGTCCCGTGGCGCAGCGAGCGGTGGCGGCGTTGCCGGCACGCGAGCGGGCGCATCTCGAAGCTTACGCGCGGGGCGTGAATGCTGCCATCGAGCAGCAGCGCGGGCATCTGCCCATCGAGTTCCGGCTGCTGAGGTATGAGCCGAAGCAGTGGACGGCGGAAGACACGATGCTCGTGGTGCTGAACATCGTGGAGTCGCTGAATCACGGGACGTACGCCGACGACCTGGCGCGCGAGAAGGTGGCGGCGCGCGTGCCGGCGGAGCTGATGGCGGACCTCTACCCGACGACCTCGTGGCGCGACCAGCCTCCGACCGACAAGCCGAAGCGGCTTTCCGCCGACGATCCCACGCCGGAAGAAGAGGAGGAGATGACGGATGAGGATTCGGCGGTCACGCGGCTGCGGCGCTGGCGCGAGCTGCTTCCCTTGGCGGCGCCGCTGGGCGACGAGGAGCGGCCGCGCGCGGGCTCGAACAACTGGGTGGTGTCGGGTGCGCATTCGGTGTCGGGCAAGCCGCTGCTCTCGAACGACATGCACCTCGGCCACCACATCCCGAACGTCTGGTATGAGGCGCATCTCAAGCTGACGCAGCCGGTAGAGGGCAAGACGTTCGACGTCGCGGGCGTCACGCTGCCGGGCTTTCCGTACGTGATCGCCGGGCACAACGGGCGCGTTGCGTGGGGGTTCACGAACCTCGGTCCCGACGTCGAGGACGTGTACGTCGAGGAATTCAACGGCAAGGGGGAATACAAGACGCCGCAGGGCTGGGCCAAGGCCGAGCATCGGCAAGAGGTCATCAAGGTGAAGAAGGGCGGCGACGTCACGCTCGACATCGTGGTGACGCGGCATGGCCCGATCATCAGCGACCTGGTCCCCGGCGAGACGCGGAAGGTCGCGCTGCGGTGGAACGTCTACGACGAGAAGCAGCCGCCCGCGCTCGTGTACTGGGACGTGAACACGGCGACGGACTGGTCGAGCTTCCGCGCGGCATGGTCGCGGCACGTCGCTCCGGCGCTGAACGTGGTGTACGCGGACGTGGACGGGCACATCGGCTACCAGGCGACGGGGATGATCCCCATCCGCAAGGGCTGGGAAGGAAACCTTCCGGTCGCGGGCGGCGACGACGCGCACGAGTGGGCTGGGAACATCCCGTTCGAGGAGCTGCCGCAGGTGTTCGACCCGGCGAGCGGGGTGCTGGCGACTGCGAACGCGCGCATCACGCCGAACGGATACAGGTACATGGCCGGCAATCAATGGTTCCCGCCGTACCGGCAGGAGCGCATCTATCGCATGCTGGGCAGCGGGCGGAAGTTCGCGCCCGCCGACATGCTGGCGCTCGAGATGGACGTGTACTCGGAGTTCGATCGCTTCGTCGCGGAGCGCATCGTCTACGCGGTGGACCACGCCAAGCAGCCGTCCGAGAAGGCGCGGAAGGCGGCGGACATCCTGCGCACCTGGGACGGCCGGGTTCTTCCGGATGCGGTCGCGCCGGTGCTGACCAGCGTGACGCGGCGGTATCTGTGGCAGCTGCTGCTGGAGGGATATCTTGGTGCGCCGGATCCGCCGGGCCAGGGCGAGCCGACGCGGCGGGTGGTGAGCGGCGTTTACAAGGAGTACTCGTGGGGGATGCAGTCGGTGGCGCTGGAGAACCTGCTCGCGCGGCAACCGCAGCGCTGGCTGCCGAAAGGCACGGCAAACTGGGACGAGTTGATCACGGCAGCGGTCGAGCGCGCCGTGACCGACAAAGAGGCGCCGCGCAACCTGGATGACTGGACGTGGGGGAAGTTCCTGCCGCTGACGCTGGCGCACCCGCTGCTCGGTCCCGTGCCGGGCGTCGGACGCTTCGTCGGGCCGGGCACGGTCCCGCAAGCCGGCAACAGCTTTACGGTGAAGGCGGCGGGGCGGAGCTTCGGCGCGTCGCAGCGTTTCACCATCGACCTGGGAAAGCTGGACGATTCGCTGTCGAACATCGTGACGGGCCAGTCGGGCCAGATCTTCAGCGCGCACGCGATGGACCAGTGGAGCGCGTGGTACGAAGGCGGCAGCTTCCCGCTTCCCTTCACCGATGAAGCGGTGCGTAAGGCGACGGTGCACACCCTCACGCTGAAACCCGCGAACTAA